A stretch of the Amycolatopsis sp. BJA-103 genome encodes the following:
- a CDS encoding right-handed parallel beta-helix repeat-containing protein, translated as MPEIRLHVSPDGQDDWPGTVDQPFATPGAAQEAVRAATAGMTGDIVVAFTAGVHHLREPLVFDDELADSGTNGYRVIYQADGYGTPAQAKVELNGGREISGWSTGDDGVWTAPVGELAPRRLTVDGQPAARAARATGLPGAVTKTATGYVTDSVEPQSWPDPSGLEFVYPGVYPWSEARLAVASVSGDATSTTITMAQPAFDNAKSLYDSKWYAAGGDGTWDGLAAPSVLENNVAFLTEPGTFAVSRTEQGEHVLHYRPRPGEEVGETAVLAPVLETLVSGKGVHDLVLRGFTLADAAWSGPARTGGYLHYHGNSRYEQGDFRKIDMGADVGYVHVPASPVQLPANVSLASVRRVTLEGNHLTRLGAGGLLVEDSTDVEIQGCVFDEISGSGIAVHESTQVSLEDNLVHHIGTEYRGSSAVIVVESEETTVAHNEIHDVPHNGIVITGGERAKGTQVIANLVERSMGKLMDGGGIYLSAPQGSSFAGGAVVRGNVIHDVLTSFNFGLYTDYGAAWITVVGNIVHGADTPIVLQVGPPLENVAFLGNFWDVQPDGGAPETVTMAGNTLLSKENFDKEVQADPAGADILARAGRRGLER; from the coding sequence ATGCCTGAAATCAGGTTGCACGTGTCCCCCGACGGCCAGGACGACTGGCCTGGCACCGTCGACCAGCCCTTCGCCACACCGGGAGCGGCACAAGAGGCCGTCCGCGCCGCCACCGCCGGGATGACCGGGGACATCGTCGTCGCCTTCACCGCCGGTGTCCATCACCTGCGAGAACCCCTGGTCTTCGACGACGAGCTGGCGGATTCCGGCACGAACGGCTACCGCGTGATCTATCAGGCGGACGGCTACGGGACGCCCGCCCAGGCGAAGGTCGAGCTGAACGGCGGCCGCGAGATCTCCGGCTGGTCGACAGGTGACGACGGCGTCTGGACGGCGCCGGTCGGCGAACTGGCGCCACGACGGCTCACCGTGGACGGCCAGCCCGCGGCGCGAGCGGCCCGCGCGACCGGATTGCCGGGAGCCGTGACGAAAACCGCTACGGGTTACGTCACAGACAGCGTCGAACCCCAGTCCTGGCCGGACCCCTCCGGGCTGGAGTTCGTCTACCCCGGCGTCTATCCGTGGTCCGAAGCCCGGCTCGCGGTCGCATCGGTTTCCGGCGATGCCACGTCGACCACCATCACCATGGCCCAGCCCGCCTTCGACAACGCCAAGTCCCTCTACGACTCGAAGTGGTACGCAGCAGGCGGGGACGGGACCTGGGACGGTCTCGCAGCCCCTTCCGTACTCGAGAACAACGTGGCGTTCCTGACCGAGCCGGGCACCTTCGCCGTCAGCCGCACCGAGCAGGGCGAACACGTCCTGCATTACCGCCCGCGCCCCGGCGAGGAGGTCGGCGAGACCGCCGTCCTCGCGCCGGTGCTCGAAACGCTTGTCAGCGGGAAGGGTGTGCACGACCTCGTGCTCCGCGGCTTCACTCTCGCCGACGCGGCCTGGTCAGGCCCCGCGCGCACCGGGGGCTACCTGCACTATCACGGGAACTCCCGTTACGAGCAGGGTGACTTCCGGAAGATCGACATGGGCGCGGACGTCGGCTACGTCCATGTTCCGGCCAGTCCGGTTCAGCTGCCCGCCAACGTCAGCCTCGCGTCGGTCAGGCGAGTCACGCTGGAAGGCAACCACCTCACCCGGCTCGGCGCGGGTGGGCTGCTCGTCGAAGACAGCACCGACGTCGAGATCCAGGGATGTGTCTTCGACGAGATCTCGGGCAGCGGGATCGCCGTCCACGAGAGCACCCAGGTCTCGCTCGAGGACAACCTCGTCCACCACATCGGCACCGAGTACCGCGGCTCGTCCGCCGTCATCGTGGTCGAGTCCGAAGAGACGACCGTGGCGCACAACGAGATCCACGACGTCCCGCACAACGGCATCGTGATCACCGGCGGCGAACGGGCCAAGGGCACCCAGGTGATCGCGAACCTCGTCGAACGCAGCATGGGGAAGCTGATGGACGGCGGCGGGATCTACCTCTCCGCGCCGCAGGGGTCCTCGTTCGCCGGCGGCGCGGTGGTCCGCGGCAACGTGATCCACGACGTTCTCACCTCGTTCAACTTCGGGCTCTACACCGACTACGGCGCCGCGTGGATCACCGTCGTCGGCAATATCGTCCACGGTGCCGACACGCCGATCGTGCTCCAGGTCGGCCCGCCGCTGGAGAACGTCGCCTTCCTCGGCAACTTCTGGGACGTCCAGCCGGACGGTGGAGCACCCGAGACGGTGACGATGGCCGGGAACACCTTGCTCTCCAAGGAGAACTTCGACAAGGAAGTACAGGCCGATCCGGCGGGCGCCGACATCCTCGCGCGGGCGGGCCGCCGGGGTCTGGAACGATGA
- a CDS encoding aminotransferase-like domain-containing protein gives MSDSSTSALVTQLRSLVRAAAPGDRLPSSRELIERYRVGPVTVSRAIALLAAEGAVVTRPGSGTYVATKPRTAGESLDTAWQTVALTDRSVDTRSLTGTLGPPPDGAILLDGGYPHRSLQAARFLSAALARAGRRPDAWDRAPATGLAALRSVFAGPAGASPDDVLITSGGQSGLSMAFRAIAAPGSPVLVESPTYPGALAAARAAGLRPVPVPIDEDGVRPDLLAEAFAMTGARLFYCQPTFHNPTGTVLAAERRAQVLEVARAAGAFVLEDDFARYLSHESTAPRPLIADDRDGTVVHLTSVTKAAAPSLRIGALIARGPVLDRMKAIRRVDDFFVSRPLQEAALELLSAPSWERHVRKLGAELRERCVKAAAALAGECPEWTVARLPSGGLHLWVRLPAGSDANALARAARERGVVVGAGERFFATEPSGPFLRLGFAATADLAELTEGIRRLRDV, from the coding sequence ATGTCGGATAGTAGCACTTCTGCGCTCGTGACCCAGCTGCGTTCCTTGGTCCGTGCGGCGGCGCCGGGGGACCGGCTGCCCAGTAGCCGGGAGCTGATCGAGCGCTATCGGGTCGGCCCGGTGACGGTCTCGCGCGCGATCGCCCTGCTGGCCGCGGAAGGTGCTGTCGTGACCCGCCCCGGCAGTGGGACGTACGTGGCGACGAAGCCGAGGACGGCGGGGGAGTCGCTCGACACGGCGTGGCAGACTGTCGCGCTGACCGATCGCAGCGTCGACACCCGGTCCCTCACCGGCACCCTGGGGCCGCCGCCGGACGGCGCGATCCTGCTCGACGGCGGCTATCCGCACCGGTCACTGCAGGCGGCCCGGTTCTTGAGCGCGGCGCTCGCGAGGGCAGGCCGCCGTCCGGACGCCTGGGATCGCGCACCCGCCACCGGGCTGGCCGCGCTGAGGTCGGTGTTCGCGGGGCCGGCCGGCGCGTCGCCGGACGATGTCCTGATCACGTCCGGCGGACAGAGCGGGCTGTCGATGGCGTTCCGGGCCATCGCCGCTCCGGGAAGTCCTGTGCTGGTCGAGTCGCCGACCTATCCGGGAGCGCTCGCCGCGGCGCGAGCGGCGGGACTCCGCCCGGTACCGGTCCCGATCGACGAGGACGGTGTCCGTCCGGATCTGCTCGCCGAGGCGTTCGCGATGACCGGCGCCCGGCTCTTCTACTGTCAGCCCACCTTCCACAATCCGACCGGGACCGTGCTGGCCGCCGAACGTCGCGCTCAGGTGCTGGAGGTGGCGCGGGCGGCGGGTGCGTTCGTGCTCGAAGACGACTTCGCCCGCTACCTGTCGCACGAATCCACGGCACCGCGTCCGCTGATCGCCGACGACCGCGACGGCACGGTCGTCCACCTGACGTCGGTGACGAAAGCGGCGGCGCCGAGCCTGCGGATCGGGGCGCTCATCGCGCGAGGACCGGTGCTCGACCGGATGAAGGCGATCCGGCGGGTCGACGACTTCTTCGTCTCCCGTCCGCTGCAGGAAGCGGCACTCGAACTCCTCAGCGCGCCGTCCTGGGAACGTCACGTGCGGAAACTGGGCGCCGAATTGCGGGAACGGTGCGTGAAAGCGGCCGCGGCGCTGGCGGGGGAGTGTCCTGAGTGGACTGTCGCACGCCTTCCCTCGGGTGGGCTGCACCTGTGGGTGCGGCTACCGGCGGGGAGTGACGCGAACGCCCTCGCCCGCGCCGCGAGAGAGCGGGGAGTCGTCGTCGGGGCAGGGGAGCGGTTCTTCGCCACCGAGCCGTCCGGGCCGTTCCTGCGCCTGGGCTTCGCCGCGACGGCCGACCTCGCCGAACTCACCGAAGGCATCCGGCGCCTGAGAGATGTATAA
- a CDS encoding aminotransferase class V-fold PLP-dependent enzyme — protein MKEHDSATENRAESLLDIPALRADTPGSEKVVHFNNAGCGLVAKPVLAAMLDHLNLEAEIGGYEAAAVRADEVAGFYREIAALINARPRNIAFAASATHAYSTALSSIRFETGDVVLTTRNDFISNQIAFLSLRKRFGVQVVHAPDTPEGGVDVEAMAALMRSRKPKLVAATHIPTNSGLVQPVAEIGRHCRELGLLYLVDACQSIGQYPVDVEEIGADLLTSTCRKFLRGPRGSGFLFVSDRFLADGHEPLFIDMHGARWAAPRKYEPAESAVRFEEWEFPYATVLGCARAARYAREVGLEAISRRTPALASRLRDGLAALPGVEVLDRGRKLGALVTFSIKGWEAVPFKEAMDARRINSALSYREFAQFDFGDKNVDWCLRLSPHYYNTEQEVDDVTAAVAELAA, from the coding sequence ATGAAAGAACATGATAGTGCTACTGAAAACCGTGCGGAATCACTACTGGACATTCCAGCGCTGCGAGCCGATACCCCCGGTAGCGAGAAGGTCGTCCACTTCAACAACGCGGGCTGTGGTCTCGTGGCGAAGCCGGTGCTGGCCGCGATGCTCGACCACCTGAATCTCGAAGCCGAGATCGGCGGCTACGAGGCCGCCGCCGTACGGGCCGACGAGGTCGCAGGGTTCTACCGCGAGATCGCCGCGTTGATCAACGCGCGGCCGCGCAACATCGCCTTCGCGGCCAGTGCCACTCACGCCTATTCCACAGCGCTGTCCTCGATCCGGTTCGAAACCGGCGACGTCGTCCTCACCACCCGCAACGACTTCATCTCCAACCAGATCGCGTTCCTGTCACTGCGAAAGCGGTTCGGTGTCCAGGTCGTGCACGCCCCGGACACGCCGGAAGGTGGTGTCGACGTCGAGGCCATGGCGGCGCTCATGCGCAGCAGGAAGCCGAAACTGGTGGCGGCCACGCATATCCCGACCAATTCGGGACTGGTCCAGCCGGTCGCCGAGATCGGGCGGCACTGCCGGGAACTCGGTCTGCTGTACCTGGTCGACGCCTGCCAGTCGATCGGTCAGTACCCCGTCGACGTCGAGGAGATCGGCGCCGATCTCCTCACCTCGACGTGCCGCAAGTTCCTGCGCGGTCCCCGCGGCTCCGGCTTCCTGTTCGTCTCCGATCGCTTCCTCGCGGACGGCCACGAGCCGCTGTTCATCGACATGCACGGCGCCCGCTGGGCCGCGCCGAGGAAGTACGAGCCCGCCGAGTCTGCCGTCCGGTTCGAAGAATGGGAATTCCCGTACGCCACGGTGCTCGGCTGTGCGCGAGCGGCGCGCTACGCCCGCGAGGTCGGCCTGGAGGCGATCTCACGGCGGACGCCCGCGCTCGCGTCGAGACTGCGTGACGGGCTCGCCGCCCTTCCCGGCGTCGAGGTGCTCGACCGGGGCCGGAAACTGGGCGCGCTGGTGACGTTCTCGATCAAAGGCTGGGAAGCCGTCCCGTTCAAGGAGGCGATGGACGCCCGGCGGATCAACTCGGCGCTCAGCTACCGGGAGTTCGCCCAGTTCGACTTCGGCGACAAGAACGTCGACTGGTGCCTGCGGCTGAGCCCGCATTACTACAACACCGAACAAGAGGTGGACGACGTGACCGCGGCCGTCGCCGAACTCGCCGCCTGA
- a CDS encoding M3 family metallopeptidase, whose product MISQDNPFAAPSELPYALPPFDRIADEHFLPAFEAGLAEHAAEIDAIAGSAEPPTFENTIAALEKSGRLLSRVSSVFYNLSGSNANDEIQRVQAEMAPRLAAHADAVNLNPALFARINTLFERKDELGLDTESLRLLERHHTDVRRAGAGLPEADQKRLRELNEQLSTLSTRFQQNLLKDTNELAVVVEDVAELAGLGGDEIATAAETAGEEGKYVLKLTLPTAQAALATLEDRALRERIFTASVSRGNRGNEFDNNEIVAQLVRLRAERAAVLGFPDHASYVIEDETAKTAAAAAGLLERLAPVAVANAKAEAEELQRYLEADIPGAVLRPWDWAFYAERVRKDRFEVDTAALRPYFELNRVLTDGVFFAASKLYGLSFTEREDLPKYHPEVRTFEVFDADGTALGLFLLDYYARDSKRGGAWMNNFVDQTTVLGTKTVVVNVLNVAKPPAGEPTLLTFDEVVTAFHEFGHALHSLLSDVQYPTFSGTSVPRDFVEYPSQVNEMWMLWPEVLANYAKHHVTGEPLPQEQIDKLLASQQYGEGFSTTEYLAAALLDQAWHALGTEDHVEDVQRFEAEALTKAGVALEAVPPRYRTTYFAHVFSGGYSAGYYSYIWSEVLDADTVQWFRENGGLSRENGDHFRRELLGRGGSIDPMDAFRAFRGRDPEIEPLLQRRGLAGA is encoded by the coding sequence ATGATTTCGCAGGACAACCCGTTCGCCGCGCCGAGTGAGCTGCCCTACGCCCTTCCGCCGTTCGACCGAATCGCCGACGAACACTTCCTGCCGGCCTTCGAAGCGGGCCTGGCCGAGCACGCCGCGGAAATCGACGCGATCGCCGGTTCCGCCGAGCCGCCCACGTTCGAGAACACCATCGCCGCGCTGGAGAAGTCCGGCAGGTTGCTGTCCCGCGTCTCCAGCGTGTTCTACAACCTCTCCGGATCGAACGCGAACGACGAGATCCAGCGAGTGCAGGCCGAAATGGCGCCGCGACTGGCCGCGCACGCCGATGCCGTCAACCTGAACCCGGCGTTGTTCGCCCGGATCAACACGCTGTTCGAGCGCAAGGACGAACTCGGCCTCGACACCGAGTCGCTCCGCCTGCTCGAGCGTCACCACACCGACGTCCGCCGGGCCGGCGCGGGGCTTCCCGAAGCCGACCAGAAGCGCCTGCGCGAGCTGAACGAGCAGCTTTCGACCCTGTCGACCAGGTTCCAGCAGAACCTGCTGAAGGACACCAACGAACTCGCCGTCGTCGTCGAAGACGTCGCGGAACTCGCCGGGTTGGGCGGGGACGAGATCGCGACGGCCGCCGAGACCGCGGGGGAGGAGGGCAAGTACGTCCTCAAGCTGACCCTGCCGACAGCGCAGGCGGCGCTGGCCACGCTGGAGGACCGCGCGCTGCGCGAGCGGATCTTCACCGCGTCGGTGTCGCGGGGCAACCGGGGCAACGAGTTCGACAACAACGAGATCGTCGCCCAGCTGGTCCGGTTGCGCGCCGAGCGGGCCGCCGTGCTCGGCTTCCCCGACCACGCCTCGTACGTCATCGAAGACGAGACCGCGAAGACGGCCGCCGCCGCTGCCGGGCTGCTGGAACGCCTCGCGCCGGTCGCCGTGGCCAACGCCAAGGCGGAGGCCGAAGAACTGCAGCGGTACCTCGAAGCCGACATCCCCGGCGCCGTCCTGCGGCCGTGGGACTGGGCGTTCTACGCCGAGCGCGTCCGCAAGGACCGGTTCGAGGTCGACACCGCGGCGCTCCGCCCGTACTTCGAGCTGAACCGGGTGCTGACCGACGGGGTCTTCTTCGCCGCCTCCAAGCTGTACGGCTTGAGCTTCACCGAGCGGGAGGACCTGCCGAAGTACCACCCCGAGGTCCGGACCTTCGAGGTCTTCGACGCCGACGGCACGGCACTCGGCCTGTTCCTGCTCGACTACTACGCCCGCGACTCGAAGCGCGGCGGCGCCTGGATGAACAACTTCGTCGACCAGACGACAGTGCTGGGCACCAAGACGGTCGTGGTGAACGTGCTCAACGTCGCCAAGCCTCCGGCGGGCGAGCCGACCCTGCTGACCTTCGACGAGGTCGTCACCGCGTTCCACGAGTTCGGGCACGCGCTCCACTCGTTGCTGTCGGACGTGCAGTACCCGACGTTCTCCGGCACCAGCGTTCCGCGTGACTTCGTCGAGTACCCCTCACAGGTCAACGAGATGTGGATGCTCTGGCCCGAGGTCCTGGCCAACTACGCCAAGCACCACGTGACCGGCGAGCCGCTTCCGCAGGAGCAGATCGACAAGCTCCTGGCGTCGCAGCAGTACGGCGAAGGCTTCTCCACGACCGAGTACCTCGCCGCGGCCCTTCTGGACCAGGCGTGGCACGCGCTCGGCACCGAGGACCACGTCGAAGACGTCCAGCGGTTCGAGGCCGAGGCGCTGACCAAGGCCGGAGTCGCGCTGGAAGCCGTGCCGCCGCGGTATCGCACCACCTACTTCGCGCACGTTTTCAGCGGCGGCTACAGCGCCGGGTACTACTCCTACATCTGGAGCGAGGTCCTCGACGCCGACACCGTCCAGTGGTTCCGCGAGAACGGCGGGCTCAGCAGGGAGAACGGCGACCACTTCCGCCGCGAGCTGCTCGGGCGCGGTGGCAGCATCGACCCGATGGACGCCTTCCGCGCGTTCCGCGGCCGTGACCCGGAGATCGAGCCGCTGCTGCAGCGCCGCGGTCTCGCCGGCGCCTGA
- a CDS encoding histidine phosphatase family protein produces MSTVILLRHGKSTANGSGVLAGRTPKVGLDDTGRAQAAALVERLAPVPLAELVVSPMLRCRQTVAKLAEARGLDKVKEPGLSEVDYGEWTGRALKDLFKEPLWRVVQAHPSAAVFPGGEGLAEMQARSVAAVRAHDARITAKHGENAVWLLCSHGDVIKSILADALGQHLDAFQRIVVDPASVSVVRYTETRPFVLRVNDNGGDLAGIAPPAPKAKAKRGKGKQSSDAVVGGTTGA; encoded by the coding sequence GTGAGTACTGTGATCCTTCTGCGCCATGGCAAGTCCACGGCGAACGGCTCGGGTGTCCTGGCCGGGCGCACGCCCAAGGTCGGGCTGGACGACACCGGCCGGGCACAGGCGGCGGCGCTCGTCGAGCGCCTGGCGCCGGTTCCTCTCGCCGAGCTGGTGGTCTCGCCGATGCTCCGCTGCCGCCAGACGGTCGCGAAGCTGGCCGAGGCACGCGGTCTGGACAAGGTCAAAGAGCCCGGTTTGTCCGAAGTGGACTACGGCGAATGGACCGGTCGCGCGCTCAAGGATCTGTTCAAGGAACCCCTGTGGCGGGTCGTGCAGGCGCACCCTTCGGCCGCGGTCTTCCCCGGCGGGGAGGGACTGGCCGAGATGCAGGCGCGTTCGGTCGCGGCCGTTCGCGCGCACGACGCCCGGATCACCGCGAAACACGGTGAGAACGCGGTCTGGCTCCTGTGCAGCCACGGCGACGTGATCAAGTCGATCCTCGCCGACGCGCTCGGCCAGCATCTCGACGCGTTCCAGCGGATCGTGGTCGACCCGGCGTCGGTTTCGGTGGTCCGCTACACCGAGACTCGTCCGTTCGTGTTGCGCGTCAACGACAACGGCGGTGACCTGGCCGGGATCGCCCCACCGGCACCGAAGGCCAAAGCCAAGCGCGGCAAGGGAAAGCAGAGCTCCGACGCGGTGGTGGGCGGTACCACCGGAGCGTGA
- a CDS encoding undecaprenyl-diphosphate phosphatase yields MGWFEALVLGLVQGLTEFLPISSSAHLRITAALAGWDDPGAAFTAVTQIGTELAVILYFSSKIGKILRAWFFSIYKKDWRQDPDARLGWLIIIGSLPIVVLGLLLQDAIDETFRDLRITATTLIVFGLILLLADRIGRQERTLDHLTVPHGLGFGFAQALALIPGVSRSGGTTSAGLLLGYTRAEAAEYSFLLALPAVFGSGLYKLTDIGKDGAPAQWGPTILATLVAFGVGYAVIAWLMSYIKTKSFVPFVIYRLVLGVLLFVLIFTGVLDPGAGPHL; encoded by the coding sequence ATGGGATGGTTCGAAGCACTGGTCCTGGGGCTCGTCCAGGGCCTCACGGAGTTCCTGCCGATCTCCTCCAGCGCGCACCTGCGGATCACCGCGGCGCTCGCCGGCTGGGACGACCCGGGCGCCGCCTTCACCGCGGTGACCCAGATCGGCACCGAACTCGCCGTCATCCTGTACTTCTCGAGCAAGATCGGGAAGATCCTCCGCGCCTGGTTCTTCTCGATCTACAAAAAGGACTGGCGGCAAGACCCGGACGCGCGGCTCGGCTGGCTGATCATCATCGGTTCGCTGCCGATCGTGGTGCTGGGCCTGCTGCTGCAGGACGCGATCGACGAGACCTTCCGTGATCTGAGGATCACCGCGACCACGCTGATCGTGTTCGGCCTCATCCTCCTCCTGGCCGACCGGATCGGGCGGCAGGAGCGGACGCTGGACCACCTGACCGTGCCGCACGGCCTCGGCTTCGGGTTCGCGCAGGCGCTGGCACTGATCCCGGGCGTCTCCCGCTCCGGCGGCACCACCAGCGCCGGGCTGCTGCTCGGCTACACCCGCGCGGAGGCGGCGGAGTACTCCTTCCTCCTGGCGCTGCCGGCGGTGTTCGGCTCGGGCCTGTACAAGCTGACCGACATCGGCAAGGACGGCGCCCCGGCCCAGTGGGGGCCGACGATCCTGGCGACGCTGGTCGCGTTCGGCGTCGGCTACGCCGTGATCGCCTGGCTGATGTCCTACATCAAGACCAAGAGCTTCGTGCCGTTCGTGATCTACCGGCTCGTGCTCGGTGTCCTGCTTTTCGTGCTGATCTTCACCGGCGTCCTCGACCCCGGCGCGGGCCCGCACCTGTAA
- a CDS encoding LLM class F420-dependent oxidoreductase — MRLGLNLGYWGAGNDAANLALAKKADELDYAVVWAAEAYGSDAPTVLAWVAAQTSRIDVGSAVLQIPARTPAMTAMTAATLDTLSGGRFRLGLGVSGPQVSEGWHGVKFASPLGRTREYVEIVRKALSRERLKYEGEHFELPLPGGPGKALTLTVHPEREEIPVYLAAIGPKNLELTGEIANGWLPVFFSPEHAGEQLKLIQAGAEKAERSLDGFDVVPTVPLVVGDDWKACADAVRGYAALYLGGMGSRDKNFYNQLACRMGFEREAADVQQKYLGKDYEGAMAAVPLEFIDATSLLGPKERIAERMQAFAGAGVTTLTVAPSMPDPESSAHALEVAAEAIELAGVA, encoded by the coding sequence GTGCGACTCGGACTGAACTTGGGCTATTGGGGCGCGGGCAACGACGCGGCCAACCTGGCATTGGCGAAGAAGGCGGACGAACTGGACTACGCGGTCGTCTGGGCCGCGGAGGCGTACGGCTCGGACGCGCCGACGGTGCTGGCGTGGGTGGCGGCGCAGACGTCACGGATCGACGTGGGCAGCGCGGTGCTGCAGATCCCGGCGCGGACGCCCGCGATGACCGCGATGACCGCCGCGACCCTGGACACGCTGTCGGGCGGGCGGTTCCGCCTCGGCCTCGGTGTGTCCGGTCCGCAGGTCTCCGAAGGCTGGCACGGCGTGAAGTTCGCGTCACCCCTCGGCCGGACGCGCGAGTACGTCGAGATCGTCCGCAAGGCGCTGTCCCGTGAGCGGCTGAAGTACGAAGGCGAGCACTTCGAACTCCCGCTGCCCGGCGGGCCCGGCAAGGCGCTGACGCTGACCGTGCACCCCGAACGCGAAGAGATCCCCGTGTATCTGGCCGCCATCGGCCCGAAGAACCTCGAACTGACCGGCGAGATCGCGAACGGCTGGCTGCCCGTGTTCTTCTCGCCCGAGCATGCCGGAGAGCAGCTGAAGCTGATCCAGGCGGGCGCGGAGAAGGCCGAGCGGTCCCTCGACGGCTTCGACGTCGTCCCCACCGTCCCGCTCGTGGTCGGTGACGACTGGAAGGCCTGCGCCGACGCGGTCCGCGGGTACGCGGCGCTGTACCTCGGCGGGATGGGCAGCCGGGACAAGAACTTCTACAACCAGCTCGCCTGCCGGATGGGCTTCGAGCGCGAAGCCGCCGACGTCCAGCAGAAGTACCTGGGCAAGGACTACGAAGGCGCGATGGCGGCGGTCCCGCTGGAGTTCATCGACGCGACGTCGCTGCTGGGCCCCAAGGAGCGGATCGCCGAACGGATGCAGGCCTTCGCCGGGGCGGGGGTCACGACGCTGACCGTCGCGCCCTCCATGCCGGACCCAGAGAGCTCCGCACACGCTCTCGAAGTCGCGGCCGAGGCGATCGAACTGGCCGGTGTCGCCTGA
- a CDS encoding aldo/keto reductase: MEKRQLGRSGLRVSRMALGTMTWGGDTDSEEAASQLVAFVDAGGTLVDTADIYSEGESERVLGALLGDLVPRDDIVLATKAVARRTDGPFGGGASRGALLSALEGSLRRLGTDHIDLWQLHAWDTTVPVDETLAALDYAVTSGKARYVGVSNYSGWQLATAAARSSAVAPLVSTQVEYSLLERGVDREVVPASEHHGIGILPWAPLGRGVLTGKYRTGTPADSRGASSVFAGYVEHHRTDRAARIVQAVATAADGLGTSPLAVALAWVRDRPGVVAPVVGARDTGQLTGSLTAEEITLPPAIRSALDDVSAIEVGYPERGL, encoded by the coding sequence GTGGAAAAGCGACAGCTCGGCCGGTCGGGACTGCGGGTCTCGCGGATGGCCCTCGGGACCATGACGTGGGGTGGCGACACCGACTCGGAGGAGGCGGCCAGCCAGCTGGTCGCGTTCGTCGACGCCGGGGGCACCCTGGTCGACACCGCCGACATCTACAGCGAGGGTGAGAGCGAACGCGTTCTCGGCGCGCTGCTCGGCGACCTCGTCCCCCGTGACGACATCGTGCTCGCCACCAAGGCGGTCGCCCGCCGCACCGACGGCCCGTTCGGTGGTGGTGCCTCTCGCGGCGCGCTGCTGAGCGCCCTCGAAGGTTCGCTGCGCCGCCTCGGCACCGACCACATCGACCTCTGGCAACTGCACGCCTGGGACACCACCGTGCCGGTCGACGAGACCCTCGCGGCTCTCGACTACGCCGTGACCAGTGGAAAGGCCCGCTACGTCGGCGTCTCCAACTACTCCGGCTGGCAGCTCGCGACCGCCGCGGCCCGCAGTTCCGCCGTCGCCCCGCTGGTCTCGACGCAGGTCGAGTACTCGCTGCTGGAGCGCGGAGTGGACCGTGAGGTCGTCCCCGCCTCGGAGCACCACGGCATCGGGATCCTGCCCTGGGCCCCGCTCGGCCGGGGCGTGCTCACCGGCAAGTACCGCACCGGGACACCCGCCGATTCCCGTGGCGCTTCGAGTGTTTTCGCGGGCTATGTCGAACATCACCGGACCGATCGCGCGGCCAGGATCGTGCAGGCGGTCGCGACCGCCGCCGACGGGCTGGGCACCTCGCCGCTGGCCGTCGCGCTGGCCTGGGTCCGCGACCGGCCGGGAGTGGTCGCTCCCGTGGTCGGAGCGCGTGACACCGGCCAGCTCACCGGGTCGCTCACGGCCGAGGAGATCACGCTCCCGCCCGCCATCCGATCGGCGCTCGACGACGTCAGCGCGATCGAGGTCGGGTACCCCGAACGCGGCCTTTGA